The following coding sequences lie in one Thalassoglobus polymorphus genomic window:
- a CDS encoding enoyl-ACP reductase FabI produces MDFLQLTGKSILVMGAANRKSVAYHVGKLLTEAGADVLWSVRSQARKEQLSKLVGDAPIYVCDVEHQDQIDGLRDAVAKDRDSIHGLVHSIAFADYSAGWLPFHQTPRAAFLQAVDVSCFSLTATCNAFRDLLDSEQGSVVTVSISTTRMAAENYGYMAPVKAALDSSICFLAKSFSGFSKVRFNAVCPGLLKTSASAGIPGYVDSYLFAERATLRKEAVQTAEVANSVAFLLSPRSSGINAQGLVIDAGMETNYFDKQLVQQAIDNQ; encoded by the coding sequence ATGGATTTTTTACAACTCACCGGGAAGTCGATTCTGGTGATGGGAGCCGCGAATCGTAAGAGTGTTGCCTATCATGTCGGGAAACTTCTCACAGAAGCCGGGGCCGATGTGTTATGGTCGGTGCGGAGTCAGGCACGGAAAGAGCAGCTGAGCAAGCTTGTCGGGGATGCTCCGATTTATGTTTGCGATGTTGAGCACCAGGATCAGATTGATGGGCTGCGGGATGCGGTCGCGAAAGATCGCGATTCGATTCACGGTCTCGTTCATTCTATTGCCTTCGCAGACTACTCAGCAGGGTGGTTGCCGTTTCATCAAACTCCTCGTGCAGCATTTCTTCAGGCAGTCGATGTTTCCTGCTTTTCGCTGACTGCGACTTGCAATGCGTTTCGTGATCTTCTCGATTCTGAGCAGGGAAGTGTCGTTACGGTCTCGATTTCGACAACTCGCATGGCGGCGGAGAATTATGGGTACATGGCCCCTGTGAAAGCGGCTCTGGATTCTTCAATCTGCTTCCTGGCAAAGTCGTTTTCGGGGTTCTCGAAGGTCCGATTCAATGCTGTTTGTCCCGGATTACTGAAAACGTCCGCGTCGGCGGGAATCCCCGGATATGTCGATTCTTATCTGTTCGCTGAGCGAGCGACGTTGCGAAAGGAGGCAGTCCAAACCGCGGAAGTGGCGAATTCTGTGGCGTTTTTGCTGAGTCCGCGCTCTTCTGGCATCAATGCTCAGGGGTTGGTCATTGATGCCGGCATGGAAACAAACTACTTTGACAAACAACTGGTACAACAGGCGATTGATAACCAATGA
- a CDS encoding menaquinone biosynthesis family protein, translated as MSNTATENKIQIHVGHSPDPDDAFMFHALANDKIETGKYQFHHELQDIETLNRRAFSGELELTAVSLHGYAYLTDKYALCACGASMGDDYGPMVVTREPMGIEDLKGKKIAIPGTLTTAFLGLNLCLGGVPKTPAKEEHSTGDCGTFTYEVYEFDEILNVVERGEADAGLIIHEGQLTYGDQGLHLVVDLGKWWMEKTSLPFPLGGNAIRKDMGAEQMDEVTKLLRESIQFGLDNRKEALQYGRNLDHAKADEFVGMYVNDWTVDFGDRGREAVARLLQEGHEAGIIPEPVELEFISG; from the coding sequence ATGAGTAACACAGCAACAGAAAATAAAATTCAAATCCATGTCGGGCACAGTCCGGACCCGGATGATGCGTTCATGTTTCACGCATTGGCCAACGACAAAATTGAGACTGGCAAATATCAGTTCCATCATGAGCTTCAGGATATCGAAACTCTCAATCGCAGAGCGTTCTCTGGAGAGCTCGAATTGACTGCCGTGAGTCTTCATGGCTATGCCTACCTGACCGACAAGTATGCGTTGTGTGCTTGTGGAGCGAGTATGGGCGATGACTACGGACCGATGGTCGTGACCCGCGAGCCAATGGGGATTGAAGACCTCAAAGGAAAGAAAATCGCCATTCCCGGAACGCTCACAACGGCGTTTCTCGGTTTGAACTTGTGCTTGGGTGGAGTTCCTAAAACACCTGCGAAAGAAGAGCACTCCACTGGTGATTGCGGGACTTTCACTTACGAAGTCTATGAATTCGACGAAATCTTGAATGTTGTGGAACGTGGTGAAGCCGATGCCGGGTTGATTATTCACGAAGGTCAGTTGACCTACGGCGACCAAGGGTTGCATCTCGTTGTCGACCTTGGCAAATGGTGGATGGAGAAAACCAGTTTGCCTTTCCCACTGGGGGGCAATGCGATTCGTAAAGATATGGGCGCCGAGCAAATGGACGAAGTGACGAAATTGCTCAGGGAAAGCATTCAGTTCGGCCTCGACAACCGGAAGGAAGCCCTGCAATACGGTCGAAATCTGGACCATGCCAAAGCTGACGAATTCGTTGGAATGTACGTCAATGACTGGACTGTCGATTTTGGAGACCGAGGACGAGAAGCTGTTGCCAGGCTGCTGCAAGAAGGTCATGAAGCAGGAATTATTCCTGAACCTGTAGAACTTGAGTTTATCTCTGGATGA
- a CDS encoding DUF1559 family PulG-like putative transporter, translated as MKRRQKGFTLIELLVVIAIVAILVALLLPAVQQARAAAYRTECLSNLKQLGLALHNYHDQHQVFPPGQIASYFATDNVGRYALPGEARDFNASNNTQVRQGAHGTSWMLHILPMLDQSTIYNSWAFNANVRQNGEDPPLVLDPDGRPIYPAKRNIKIFYCPSRRKQMDAIGKYANTIRVDQSWTSGGNDYAGCAGSGITFKDDVNGDQQTYHLTPAQLANTVVVGPINSSSPFSQDQTNIGVFGVNSQTTMSSISDGTSNVIMIAERQIFLNPRPNRPEERSSDGWAFGGPATMFSTQFAPNDSASVTGNLNNQNSIPRHFSEAGSSHSQAVNVLLSDGSARPIGVNIDLRTWNNLGNMSQGSPVDLP; from the coding sequence ATGAAACGACGTCAAAAAGGGTTCACGCTCATCGAGTTGTTGGTCGTGATCGCCATTGTCGCGATCTTAGTCGCTTTGCTCTTACCAGCCGTGCAGCAGGCTCGGGCCGCTGCCTACCGAACAGAATGCTTGAGCAATCTCAAACAGTTGGGACTTGCCCTGCATAATTACCACGATCAACACCAAGTCTTTCCACCTGGGCAAATTGCATCCTACTTTGCGACAGACAATGTCGGACGATACGCCCTGCCTGGAGAAGCCCGCGATTTCAACGCGAGCAACAACACTCAAGTACGGCAAGGTGCTCATGGCACCAGCTGGATGCTGCACATCCTTCCGATGCTTGATCAATCGACGATTTACAACTCCTGGGCCTTCAACGCCAATGTTCGCCAGAATGGAGAAGATCCACCACTCGTTCTGGACCCGGATGGCCGTCCGATTTACCCAGCCAAACGCAACATTAAAATCTTCTATTGCCCATCACGCCGAAAACAAATGGATGCCATCGGAAAATACGCGAACACGATCCGCGTCGACCAATCCTGGACATCTGGCGGAAACGATTACGCTGGCTGCGCCGGCTCAGGAATCACCTTCAAAGACGATGTGAATGGTGACCAGCAAACTTACCATCTCACCCCAGCCCAACTCGCAAACACAGTCGTCGTTGGCCCAATCAACTCAAGTTCTCCGTTCTCGCAAGATCAGACGAATATTGGAGTTTTTGGCGTGAACAGCCAAACGACGATGTCTTCGATCTCTGATGGAACGTCCAACGTTATCATGATTGCAGAGCGGCAAATCTTCCTGAACCCTCGTCCAAATCGTCCAGAAGAACGAAGTAGCGACGGTTGGGCGTTTGGCGGACCGGCAACCATGTTCTCAACGCAGTTCGCACCGAATGACTCCGCATCAGTAACCGGAAACCTCAACAACCAAAACTCCATCCCCAGACACTTCAGCGAAGCTGGAAGTTCTCACAGCCAAGCAGTGAACGTTCTTCTGTCAGATGGAAGTGCTCGTCCAATCGGCGTGAACATCGACTTGAGAACCTGGAACAACCTGGGCAACATGTCGCAGGGATCACCTGTTGATCTCCCATAA
- a CDS encoding zinc ribbon domain-containing protein has product MTIRYQCPECDSVLKIKDELAGTDGKCPKCKSKFVVPDPPQAEESPKEKSPPKKAAPAQKKAKPAGKKAAKSDDDDFDAAAFLMEDGPGPKASAGLTEKPAAPTGPATDKQGRRLLSGGGGARAKASTHSPAAVAADAEINASANARDLLSKTAGDSRVKASSMPMEEKQPRFDFAGMRKELIRYLPHLAGGIAGIFLLYWLSSTMMSQSLKLPPLSNVSGKVTVNGEPLSGVQVTFSPIEDKKSGDSGPERIRSASGRTNDNGEYTLYYIDGVKGAPRGKGRLSVTVHSAQDLMRLPKNWARTGTKLIEVKEVNREGEFDIKIAADESAVDDKKPNKN; this is encoded by the coding sequence ATGACGATTCGCTATCAATGCCCGGAATGTGACTCAGTCTTGAAGATCAAAGACGAACTCGCTGGAACCGACGGCAAATGTCCGAAATGTAAATCGAAGTTCGTGGTCCCCGATCCGCCCCAAGCTGAGGAATCTCCGAAGGAAAAATCACCTCCCAAAAAGGCTGCACCGGCTCAGAAGAAAGCAAAACCTGCAGGCAAAAAAGCAGCCAAGTCAGACGACGACGATTTCGACGCAGCTGCATTCTTGATGGAAGATGGCCCGGGACCAAAAGCGAGTGCTGGGCTGACTGAAAAACCTGCTGCTCCAACCGGACCGGCAACCGACAAACAGGGTCGTCGCCTACTCTCTGGAGGAGGTGGAGCCCGGGCCAAAGCGTCCACTCATTCACCAGCCGCAGTCGCTGCCGATGCTGAAATCAATGCATCAGCGAATGCTCGAGACTTGCTTTCCAAAACGGCTGGTGACAGCCGGGTCAAAGCTTCGTCGATGCCAATGGAAGAGAAGCAACCTCGGTTTGACTTCGCCGGAATGAGGAAGGAACTGATTCGGTATCTTCCACACCTTGCAGGTGGAATCGCAGGAATCTTTCTTCTGTACTGGCTCTCCAGCACCATGATGAGTCAGTCATTGAAGCTCCCACCACTCTCAAATGTCTCCGGAAAAGTCACCGTCAACGGAGAGCCACTCTCCGGGGTTCAAGTCACATTCTCTCCAATTGAAGATAAAAAAAGTGGCGATTCTGGCCCCGAACGAATCCGGAGCGCTTCCGGAAGAACAAACGACAATGGTGAATACACCCTGTACTACATCGACGGCGTTAAAGGGGCCCCACGTGGCAAAGGACGACTCTCAGTGACGGTCCACTCTGCTCAAGACTTGATGCGGCTCCCCAAGAACTGGGCTCGCACAGGGACGAAACTCATCGAAGTCAAAGAGGTCAACAGAGAAGGCGAATTTGATATCAAGATCGCCGCCGATGAATCAGCAGTTGACGACAAGAAACCGAACAAGAACTGA